In Myripristis murdjan chromosome 23, fMyrMur1.1, whole genome shotgun sequence, the DNA window GCCTCTGTTATAACACGCTTCAGGTCAGCTTCCTGCTGCACATTCACTAGAGGATACCTGGAGGACTGCTGCCCTCGCTGCTGGACGTCCCTCTTCTCTAAGACTTTTagctcacagagagaaaaaaaaaaaaaaaagcagtgagtgGACTGAACACAAGGAGCTCCTGGATGTCTTCTCTGTGGGGATTTTTTCACTTCCCACTTGTTCTAACGAGGGTTTAATCACCTGGATTGACCtagatctttttttgtttgtttgtgctttttttttttttttttttttcagactggaaACTTTGAGAGAGTTTTCTGGCTTGTAGAGTCTGAGGACATCATTGACttttgcatacttttttttttccccccttttctttcttgcGGGACTGACACTTCTTCTTTGGGAAAGTAAGTTCCcactctcttcttcttccctttggcttgttttatttcagctttgTTGTGGCAAATTGGGCTCGGTGGAATTTGTGTTGTGCTCTCAAACATGCTGGACTGGTTTCAGTTCAATAAGGGCTGCAGTCATCCAGTCTGTGCTGGCATTACTGCCTCTGTTTGCAGGGGAATAGTATGAAGCAGGGTATGCTAATCATTTCAACTCCAGCTCAAATAAATACTTACGTTGTCTGCTGGCACTTATCAGCCTGAAAGTTTACTTTTAAAGGCGAGAAGTGGTTCAATATGTATTTATGTTCTGAATCCAGTTCTTTCAGCAGTGCATTTGACTCAAAGTTGttcgtgtgtttgtgtatttttctttacagAAATCTATTTCCAAGATGTTCTGCTCTAGGAGAGTACTACAACAGTGGTGCTTAGCTCTGTTCTTATTGTGTTCTCCTGTGCCACACTATGGGAGGCCAATTGATGCCCTGAGCAACAGAATGTAAGtctgacttttttgttttattttgtgtatgcTTTTGAAAAGAATGCCTTCCTTTTATCTTTCTGTGACATGTTTCATTCCGTCAGCCTGTGCTCCTCAGCATAAAGCCCAGAGATGTTgaaaaagtcaacaaacagaATCATTACTTTTGGAAATCTTTCTGAAGTTGAAGAGAAAGTTTTTTTGTATCATATTTTCCCcattatttgcttttttatttcgATATTTATGCTTGGTAGTGCtggaaaatgtattcatttgtgaAGCGTGCCGGCAGCTGTTTAGATAGTCTTCACCCACCTGCATATTTACCTATGGagaaacaggagggagggagacacggtgtgtgtgtgtgataaagtaCTGTGAAACAACTCTGGAACCCTTTTAGCCCCAGTCCCGCACTCAGAGCTGCTTGGGATGCTCCTCTctaacaccccccaccccttcagACCACCAGctaaacacagaaatatgcTTGTTTGTTGCCCCCCTTCACACCTTCCCTGCCATGCCAGCTTTGTAATCCTCCCTGTGGGCCGCCTGCTTTGGCGTCCATCCGGGATTGAAGACGAGTCTTAGGGAATAGCGCTGATGTATGGCTAGGCGGTGCACCAAGCAAAACCTCCCACTGAAGTATATTATGCCTAGCAGAGTAAATGTTCTCTCAAGTTTTGAAGGCCAGAATGCAAAACAAGAGAGCTTTTCCCTTTGGACGGATCCCTGAAATATGTTTTGGTGTGTCTATGGCTGCCAGTGGTGCACTTTGGGCAAATCAGTTTTTAATGAAGCAGCAGTCATTATGACAGGATGTGGCAAGGAGCTCTGCAGGCCGGTCAATATTTTGGAGCAGTGGGACATAGCCATAACATTGACCCAATCTGTAAGGCTTTGTTCTCCCTGTGTTAACATCACATCACCCCAGAGATTTTCGGGCCTCTCATGCTGAATCAGTATCGGGACTCCTCTGAAATGCATCTGGCGGCAGCAGTCTCAGTTTTGAACCTCGTTTCTGAGGCAAAATGAGAGTGACTCTTTACATTTATAAAAACCGTGTGTCATCCCAGCCGCCCGGGTTCACACAGGCGCACAGAAAAACGGAGTGTTAACGGGCTGCAGCAGTTTCCAGCCTCCAGACGGCACGCCGCTCACTCCCCGCACCAGTGTGTGGGGGCCTGTTATGCTTATGTCAGGGGAAATGGAAGTACACCCGTTGTGTGATATGCACTTAATAGGATTTCGGGACTGAGTTAATGCCACCTGAGTGGAAAGGAAAACATTGGCGTGATGAAAAAGGTGTGGTAAAATCACACAAGGCTGACACGCtgtggtgggtgtgtgttggagggacGCTGGTGATGAGGGAAATTTCAATCTGACCTGTGACACTTCGTCTCCTGTGGCCCTCAGTCAGAAAAAAGCCTGTTCACTTTGACAGCTAAGTTTGTTTTAATTGAATTGTTTGAAAAGGCAGATGAAAGTCAGGAGGACGGAGGCATCGCATTAGCGTGGGAAGCATTATTAAGCAGTATCAGTCAGTAGGGCTATGCATTATCGCAGTATACATCGAGGAGAGATCTGAAAGCCTGGGAATGAGTGAATTTTGAGCAATCGATAGCACTGGCTCGAAGCCACGGAGTCTTAGGAGGTAAACCGACGTTTCATTTGACTTGGAGCCAGAGCTGGGCTTGAAGTTCAATCAGCCAGCACTGGGAAATGACACGCTGGTGGTTTAGAGTATACAGTCCTCCTTTCATTCCCCCCCTACATTGCAGAGAGAAACAATTAACATCAGGTGGGCCAAGAGAGGGGTGTGTTGGACCAGTGCCACTTCAGGATGTATCAGggccattttctcttttttttccccccctgcgctcttttcctcccttcctcgcTCTAGCCGTTCCTTGGGAAGCGTTTGATGTAGGCTTATTAAAGGTAAAAACAGAGTGAGATCAGTTTTCAAAGACTGTGtactctgagtttttttttttttaggcctgAGATTTACAGGAAATATCTGTATGCATATAAACAAAGCCACTCTCTAGAGCTTCCTCCGCATGGGAGACAAATTTCGTCCAGGATATTATTTCATTCAGGAGGAAAATACACTTCAGCTCGATACGCTTTGGAGGAGCAAAAAAGAGAGGGACGGAAAACTGAAACACCCTGTTATGCTTGATCTCATGTTAATCCTTCTCAAAAGGAAAATTCAGAACGTTGCTTTTGAGTTTCTGCGCAGCTTCATCGAGCGGTTAATTTTCATTCAAGTGGAACTCCAGCCACCAAACAAATCATAACAAATGTGCATCAAATTTGTGGTTTTTAATGTCCTGCTGGGCAACAGGCTTCGAAATAATTCTTACCTCTGCAACAGCACAAGGCCTCTATGGCCATTTAGCTGTGTGAacccactttttaaaaaaaaaaaaaaaaaaaaaaagatgtacgTGCTATCCTTCTATCTACAAAACTACATACTTTTGCACTTTTCCAGACTTTTGGTAAAAGCAATCTTGCAAGAGGTAACCTGGGAAAATGTGACAGCTGAACAGCCATGCTGTGCTCCCAGTAATCAGGTGCAATATCTTCCATTGAAGCCTTTTGTTTATGTGCTCAGACACTTGAGGCTGAAAAAGGTGTTTGGCTGAGGTATCCACCAACGTTTGGTGTGCTGTCGTTCCCATGCGCTCGCAAGCAGCACTGAGCCGTGTCCTCTCCCCCTCTATTTTTCTAAGAATTAAGGCCTGGGTAACAAGACACCCCAGCAAAGCAAAGCATGAATCTTTGCCGCTCATACAGTATCTGAAAAGATAACAGCTTGGGCACTGCCCTATCCCATCTGGTCAAAATCAGGACGACAGCAGTAAGTCCTGACACAGCGTGATTGGGAGCTAGATTTCTCTTTTTCGGTATTGTGAGCCACTGTCTTTCATGCCTTATGCCTATGCTAAACTCTAGTGTAAACGCTAGATTATGAGATTCATGTATTTTAACAACAGTACTGTATCCAgactcttctcttttttttttttcttttcaaccaCAACTAATTGACTTGTAGCGTTTGTGGTACCAATTTGTAGACACTGGGATCTGCCAATGAATTTTTTGAGTTACTGGATATTAATGAAAAGTGAAGAGCCAAAGGTTTGCCCAGTGCAACACAAATGGCATGGTGATCAGAGGAAAAACTAGCATTTtccaaaagagaagaaaagtcATCTCAAACCTCCTTGGCAGGGTAGGATCTTGTGTATCAGTTTAATAACACTGGAAAAGACTCCTGTGGTTCTATGAATCATGTCATGATGATAGCCAGTGATTTCAGTGCATGGATGCAGGGGCAAATTTTTGGAAGACTGTAAAGTGAGAACAGTGTTGCTCAATCTATTTAACCAAAGAGAAGGAGGATACCATTTCTAATGAAGATAACCAAATTCTTTCAAGCTCAATGTTATATATTAACATATAGAGCATTATAACATATAGAACAAGCCAAACAAATTGTCTCTGCCTCACCTCAAAGATTACTTTTAGTCGGTGGCAAACCTATACTATTGGTCTCTGTGAAATGGTCCATTCATTTGTACATTAatactgacctctactggtgaATTAAGTGAACACCCAAATTCTACAACATGAGTGACTACCCTGAGGCAACTTCTTCAAATAATGTGCTCCTAGATTCAACATTTAACTGTAGCAAATGCACTGCAtggttttgtcttttcctcAGTTTTAACCTTCCAGGCGTCTGATCTTCCCCTGTCCCGTAGGAAACGCTCTGTGACCCATGCCCAGCTGATGCACGACAAAGGCCGGACGCTGCAAGACTTCAAGCGTCGCATGTGGCTGCAAGAGCTGTTGGATGAGGTCCACACGGCCGAGATCCGGGACCTTCCTGTCCGGACCGGGGCGAGCAGCGGTGCCGGCGTGGGCCTCCCAGGGGTGGGCGTGAGCATCAACCTGAGCACCACTGGCAGCACCCTCCACTCTAAGCCCCCAGGAGGAACTAAGAACCTCCCTATCAGCTTtcgactggaggaggaggagggcaccAACCTACCCCAGGAAACCAACAAGTCTCAGACGTACAAAGAAGGAGGGGTGCTTAAGTCATCtggcaagaagaagaagaaggggaggTCCGGAAAGAGGCGAGAGGGCGAGAAGAGGAAGCGGCGGGCACGCTCCTTGGGATGGCGGCTGGAGGACGAGCCCGGAAGTGGCTTCCACCTGGAGTGGCGGCCTCTCCTCGGCCTACAGGGGGCGCTTCACTAAAACACTGTCAGTCTCTGACAAAGGTGAGTTAAAGGGCAGTTATCAAAATCAAAGCAGTAAATATCTAGGTCCTTGTGGAGAACGAGCTTACAAGAGGGTTTACAAGACGTTTGTTCTCAGAAACGTTTCAAGAACATGAGCAGAGCACAACTTTACCGTTTGAGATGGGCTGTGGGCCACACAGGATTCTTTTTTGAATGTTGCTTTTAGTTGTCTTCAGGTTTGAGCGTGACAGGCATGCATCTTCAAAGTAGATGCCTTCAATTTTAGAGGTGGTGCATTTCATGGCACTGCCCAAGTTGAACATGACTAAACATTCGCCACTCTATACTTTACATGAGTGTGAAACTAGTCCTTGAAATAGAAGAACTGTTGGACAAGATGTTGTCCTGTTGTCCTTAGCAGGACATCAGGACTCAAGATTCAAGAGCAAACAGTCACATTACTAGCATTcacctgtcagatttttttttttttttttcaacattatcCACTTTGTCATGTCAGGTTTGCTATAGCTCGCAAACTGTGAAACTTGATGACAGGTTGATTGTGTCCTTTGACCTTTTGCTCTCCATGTTACTCATGATACTTACAATTCAGCAtttggacaagaaaaaaatcccctaTGTGACTGCAGTCTAAGACACACAGCTTTGGACTTTGATGTCTTATTTTGACCATGAATCTCCAAGATGAATCTCCTAAGCCAATCACTATCTGCTGCATGTTCAGCTGGTCTGCAAACCGTACTCGCCCATCCTCAGCGCTCCCCTGTTTTGGCATCAGCCGTGACATAGCAAACCATCAAAGACACAAGAAGACACAGATTGATAAAGACATGCTAGAATTTCCACCGTGGCATGTTACCCTGCAGCATGACTGACAAATTCTGTCCAAAACTCCAAGTTAAATCCCATAATGCTACTATACAGACATCTGTGTAGGAGAGCAAACATCTTTTGATCAAGCAGCCATTTGTGTTAAATGTCAGTCACTATATTAACGTATATCAGTCAtttccacccacacacacacacacacacacacacggctttcATCCTCTCGCGCCCTGCAAATGAACTCCCTCAGCCTCCCAGCTCTGTTTACATCCACAGAAGCCCACTGTTCTCTGATGTGGGCTTCTCTGACCATTGGCTCATGCTATGGGGATCAAGATGAGACTGTGCAAATAATAACATATACTATTACACAGTCAAGTGCATGTATACGCATATATGTGGCTGTTTTATTAGAAGCATCCTCTGTGACCTGTTATCTAAATCTTAATATGTGTTATACTTGTGTTACAAGCCCTACATAGTGTAAGACCACTGGACACAAGCCAGTAAACTGACACATTTGTCTTCTCTTTCTTGTCTTTCAGAAACCTACGGACAGTTCAAGTGGACTCCTAAATACTCATATTACAGTCTTCTGTAATAGTGATTGTTTGGAAAGAAATAGGAAAATATTTATTGTCTGTAAATATTCTAAATATAGCAGAATAGTGATAAtgatgacagtaaaaaaaaaaatatgataaaaccTTATTTGATGATCTGTGGAGCAACAGATTTTAACCATTGTGAatccttgcttttttttttttttattccaattaTAAATGTCAGATTTGCGGTAATTTATTTTGTTCGAAtggtgtatttattttgtaaatgtatCGAGGTGCTGCTGACCTTCTATATTTTTGTACCATAATGCACtttagatatataaatataaatatatataccaGTAATTTTGTTAATTGACTTTTTTGTGGTTGattgaaatgaagaaaaacaatggtCACCCTTCTGTGTGTTACTTCTCAGTTTGACTTTAGGCTCGTACGATCTCTGTTCAGCCGCGCAGTCGTGTTACTTTGCTGCTGTTTAGGATGTCTTCAACATGACCCCTCCCCGactcccctccacccctctctgtgtcttttggGTAGCCGTTTGTAAATTGCGCTATAGGATGGAATGTCGTCATTACACCCCCCACCAGTTGCCTTTTGGTGTCTTGTTTCTTCCATGGCCTGCTCTGCTTCTGAATGCCAAAGTTCACTTTGTACATAAACTGAACACATAACGGCTCGATATTGTTGTTTGGCACTTGCACTGAGATAACACCCTGTACTGAATGGATTAAACATTTGACAGTATCCTCCTCGGGTGTCCCGTGTCTTTGGTGTCACTTCCTGCTGTTTTACCATCATGAAACCAGGGAACTGGGATTTGTCTCTCCTACATGGTTCTCTACACATGCCCATCCACATATGTTTCAGAAATGAGATTAGGTAGTTTGAGAGGTTTGAGAGAGCACCAATGCATCTGTACCAACAAGAAGTTCAGCTCAACATTACAGAGGTATTTGGCTAACAAGTTTGCCAGTTACATTCAGTTCATATCAAAGCTTTATGAGCTTGGTGGGATTTTCCACACTTTGCCAAAAGGTGTTACACAACAgcaagctgctgctgtccagAGAAAAGCACGTATCTCCAGAATGTCCCTGttcagaaactgagaaaaaaaaaagtcttgtttttagcttgatgagtgtgcatttttcagtttatgcaATTggttgtgaaaaaaacattcataaaccTGCGGGTTGTAGAACTTGCTGCACCCATAAAGGAGCAGGTAAACCCCCAaattcaaaacatgaaaatcaacaaaatttGAGATACATAATTTTCACTGGACAGCGACACTATAACTAAACATCCTGTTCAGGCAGAATATTGTTACTCTGCTGAGTTTTCACTTAAGTACAAGTaccgttacacacacacacacacacacacacacacacacacacacgggtatCAATCAAAACAtagtaaagtaaaagtaaaatttactTTAATACTCAAAGAAGTGCACATATACAAAAGTGTTACCCAGTTACTGTAACCAGTGACTTCCCCCCTTGACATTCTATCCCCTTTAAAcccaccacatttttttttaatttcaccagTTTTGGCATTCCCGTGTAATGAGGCCTCATTTGAAAGGCAACatcctttttcctgttttttgtggTTCTCCTCATATTTGAATACCAATAACTAGGCCACGCTCCATATCAGAGCTATCTAAAATCTAAAAGCACCAGATACCTTTCACATTATGTCAGCTACATCTGTGTAAAATCTGAGACCTCCAGACCAAACATTCTGGGAGCTAGTGAGTTTCTAGTTTTGTGGTATCGCTGGTGTCCATAAACCCTAAGGATAATAGATGAAACATCATTCAGATGAAACGGTATATTAGATGAAATAGCATTCGTGCctgtggaaaaagagaaaaaaaagagtatgaGCTCAAACATAAAATCCACAGTATGCAAAGaaacaataagaaaaacaaaaaaacaataaagcaaaataaagatAACAGGGATTATATGAAGATTTACAGCTAATTATTCCAACACATTAAGAGGGGAGCACAGGAAGAGTTTCTGATTTGTATAGACTACCTCCAGTCAAGGCCAAACTTCAAGCCTAACCAGACTCCTAAAGCCCCTCTCCGGCTTCACACAGCAAATTAGCTTTCATTATTCACATTAAACCCTCTGGAAGTCAGTTAAAGCAAACTGCATGCATTAGGTTTCATTAGGCTGAGTCACGTTAGTTCAGACACATGTTTGAAACAAGCAGCTAAGAACACACACCCTGTAAGTTTCCACTGACAGCTTCCTGAGGCTAATCAAAAACTAAAACCTGGTTGGACCGACTTCCATTTGGATGCCTCCAACatagactaaacagtgtaagtAACAAGCTCTCAGCAGCCGTTCCTCACTACAGATTCTATTATGGAAATCCACCGATTGCTGATGTCTGAGtttgagtttttccacatcCCTGCATCGGTCACATTCTGTGTGCTCAACAAATATCACAGGTAAAACCTCATAAAAATGGACTTTTAAAGGAATTGCCCCAACAAATGAATTCGTTACTACACATGTAAGTGCAACTGCAATGTCAAATAAGTAACccaaatgacaaaaactaaataaagtgataaaaaaagaaCCTCTTTGTGTAGGCAGAAAGTCAGATGGTGTATTGAAAAGAGGATCCTATAACCTTTTGGCAGTGTGAATTCTGCACACCCACATTTTGAGCACTTCAGCAGAAGCGAGGGGAAAATGGGTGGTACAGTAACACTAATAGTCATCATTTTCACCAGGCTGATTGCTCTCTGTTTAGAGCAACTAGCATTTCCATCCTTCACACGAGACTAGAGTCAAAGAAAACAGAGCGGCTTCGTAATGCGCTCTGGCACCGATCAACCAGCTGACACTTACCATAAAGGTCATATTTGTGTCATTGTTGAAGATTCTTCCAGAAACATAACTAGAACTGAATAAAGCACATCTTTAAAGGGGCAATACGTAATATTTTTACTACCCCTAATACAAAATTGCCATAATATATCTGTAGTGTGTTAATACCAGTGACTCAATGATTACCTCATTACATGAACTTTTTAATAGGGAtaagtatttaaaaataaaagttcagtGTGAACCCAACTTGTGACAATTACAGTGTACAAATTCATGTTAAATCAGCGTTGAAATCTGTTTTGAActgatgtcaggaaaatgtTTAGGTCCTGATTTTACAACATGATGCAAGTAGCATCATAGCAGTTATGGATGACGGCAGATGTCATCTCAAATTTCATCCTTGCACAGGTTTTCAATGTTGATGCAGGCCGTCATATCAAAATCTATTTAATGTCAATTGCCCCCAAGGAAATTGCCCCCATCAGCtaagagatttttctttttctcaaggCCACTGCAGCAGTTATTCTACTCTAACAcatacagcaggaaaaaaaaaattacaactttcCACTCAATAGAGCAAAAGTGTCAACAAATTGCCATCCCTCATCATAAATTCCATCCAAAATTCAATTACAAATGATCAACAGCTCTAGGCACAAGAATGTGGCAAGAAGGACTTGGCTTCTTTAAGAGCCATTAAAATAATTCCCACCGCTGGGCTTTGCAACATGACAAGTTTGGCTTGGCGGGCTGCTGGCAAGCTGAGAGACATCTAGCAGAAGGAGTGGAGCAGTGTTGATGTTATGATTCAAGCACCAGCAGAGCGACAACTCCAAGACGGCTTCAACATccaaccaacaaaaacaaaagtgttaTAAATACCCAGAATCTTAGCGGCCCAAGAGCCTCGCTCGGAGTCCCGAGCCCAGAATCCTCTGGAAGCGAGTCCAGGCCAAAGGCTGCACGAGAGGACAGCGCAAACCCACTGGACTACATCGCCGCTGCACCTTATTTTTACCATGACACTTGGCACAGCGATTGTGCAGCGCATTTACTTTGGTAGGATTAACATTCATTACACAAGATTGACCTCAAGAGAGACAACTGGTGGCAGAGCCTGCCAAAGTCAAAATATGAGAAAAGGCAGCTAGTCTGTAAGCCTAGAAAACTCAAAGAAGACCTTCTTGTTCAGATGGAAAAGCAGCTTATGAAATAAAGTTTGGTCCGGTTTCCAAGCTGGCTGGAATTCAAAGGAAATGTTGACCCTCTTCCCGCGGTAAATAAAGAAGGATAAATAATTGCTCACAGGGTTACCCATAACAAAGCTTGACCGGCATGTAAAAACGATCACAGTCTACTGTAACGTCGTGAGGAACATACACACTTAACAATTCTGAACAGGAGTCCAAGGGACAAGTCAACCTCCATTCATGTTGTGTCAAAGATCATTAGCACTGTCATATATTCTTTTAAGGATTTCTGGATCGCTCAGCTGAGTCATTTGGTTCATTCATGGGAATGATTTCAGTCCAGCTGACATGTATCTGGAGGCAGGAAAAAGAAGCCAATTATTGTGTCAGGTCCTTTTATTGTTATGGGTAAATCTTAACTCCTGCGGTGAGTGGATCTGATGAGCGCATGGCAGTGACGAAGGCCTGCAGTGACTGCGACTGCATTTCACAGCTGAAGTCAAAGGCCAGATGTGCAGACAGACTATCAGGCCTATAACATAATCTAGTCAGTGGCAGAGCTGGCGTTCCTGGTGGCGGTTTCCCTCCAGGAGAATAGAGAGGCATGAGTCAAAAGCCATCAATACTCCCTCTGGGTCTTTGGGAACAAGGATAAGTGAAACTGTATGAGAGCAGCCGGGACAATTAAGCAGCAGGGAAATCGATCGGCCACAAGCGTGGGAAACATCTGCACAATTTAGATGAGCGGCCACTCCCAACCCACCAAAATTACCCCGGGATTTACTGCTTCAAAGACTATTCTGACGGCACATGGAGCTTCTCTGGTGCTTTACCTTCCTTTTGGAGTTTCACCACACCCAGTGAGGCTGGAAGTGGGTCAGGCTGAGTGGAGGATAAAGCCACCCAAACCCACTGCACCTGCCTTTTTATTTAGAAAAGACAATATAGTTTACAGTCTTTACAGTGAGACAGAAATCCTCATGACCTAAATTCACAGTGAGTGAGAAGGACAGACTGATATATGGGCCCagtattggccttttattaaattccAGATATGGTCAGTGTtatccacctctgatatgatgacAGCTAAATGAAAAGTCAGTTCTCTCAGTACAGAAGTATGAGTATTGATTCATTGCAAGTAgcacacaaaatatataaactgATGCATTTCTGGAAATATAACTGGCCTGAATACATATCAGTGGCTGTttactttaaagggatagttctcccatttttaaatatgtgatactgtttcacttcactgttctgtaggacagtagtggtgctctcttcctctcattgttactgagtgctggatactggctggatgctccaaatgctaactgttagcctcctgccattgagctggacttccccccagctaacattctgaaaaatcactactaaatccactcaaattgttagCCCAGCccagaaatgataaaaaaaaaaaaaaaaaaaagttgaccaacaaaacaaaacaaaacaaaagagcaaaacaatTACCAACATTGTAAAACATGTGTGACAGATggcagtggaggaaaagaagctTCAATCAAGAAAACAAATAGATAGTAAACTCAAGCCTCTCAAGTtatgttacaagaaaaaaattacaagaaaaacagtttttcttgtaatttgacTCTATTGCCCCCTCAAGGTTGTGATTTTTGAATACTGTAAATAATTCAAGAGCTGTAAAGATATTTGGTTGAATtagagaataaataaacagaaccatgtgcacataaaaataaaaagtaacaatATACACTATCAGACAGCAGAGCCTCTCACTGTCTATAACCATTTCCATGCAGCTGGTCCAGCTGCACCGATGTAATGGTGCCACATCTGGGACGTCCAGAGCCAGGAACTTCCAGTGCCATCAGCACATCAAACATCAGGCCTCCACTCTGTTTTCTCCTACTTCAGAGGAGGTTGAAGTTACGGTTCAAGCCTGCAAGAAAACCATAGAGAGAACAGTTGTTGTGAAAATCCAAACCTCATACACCATCAGCTATGCATGAGCTCTACTTTCTGACTGAACAAACTAACACAGGGCTGCATTTGTTATCTCCAGTGTCCTAACGCTCCTTGTAGTGATCTGGCGAACAGGACAACAGCAGAGTGGACATCCCTGCCCATGGTATTTATCAAAGACTGCAACGTGGGCTGTCACCCTATCTGTGTCACCTTTTTCATGGAGTTTTGTAGTTTTTTCGGAGCCCAAGAGTCATCTAACCTCAATTACGTCAGTTCAGCCTAGCATGCAAATAAAGACATTCATCTCACAGCAAAAGTTTTGTCAGTCTTTGTCAGTCTCATAACAAGTAAGCCTTAAAACTCTGCAACCTTGTAATCCTATCTCCTAGACTTAACAAACAATATGGGTTGAAGCAGTATTTCAACAAAACTAAGAATTTTTGGCATTCTTTTGTGTTTTCGGTTTCTTATGTTAGTGTAGTTTATTGTTCTCTGccttaacaataaataaaaaaaatatgcattattgTGTTCATGTAAAATCCTGTAATATTCTGCCATGTCTGTTGACATGTCATTTAGCTTCTGTTGCCTTCTTCGTCAGTTCCTTGTCCTCCAGcttgtaaacaaatgcacatgttcTGGAGTTTACAACAGAGGTGGAAGGGGGAACTGCACTCAGGAACTGTAGGGGGCGCTGTTTCAGAGAAATGTCAAATCTTACATAGTAGGGCtttaagaaaacacatgcacacagacaaaacacaagcaaattaagaaaacatcTTCAGTTTGAGAGCACATGCACGGCATTTAGAAAATGCACAGCAAATTCACTTTGGACCTCAAGA includes these proteins:
- the pthlha gene encoding parathyroid hormone-like hormone a, with the protein product MFCSRRVLQQWCLALFLLCSPVPHYGRPIDALSNRMKRSVTHAQLMHDKGRTLQDFKRRMWLQELLDEVHTAEIRDLPVRTGASSGAGVGLPGVGVSINLSTTGSTLHSKPPGGTKNLPISFRLEEEEGTNLPQETNKSQTYKEGGVLKSSGKKKKKGRSGKRREGEKRKRRARSLGWRLEDEPGSGFHLEWRPLLGLQGALH